A window of Panthera leo isolate Ple1 chromosome D2, P.leo_Ple1_pat1.1, whole genome shotgun sequence contains these coding sequences:
- the FANK1 gene encoding fibronectin type 3 and ankyrin repeat domains protein 1 isoform X2, with protein sequence MEPQKITPSSKPHPPVVGRVTHHSIELYWDLEKKAKRQGPQEQWFRFSIEEEDPKTHTYGIIYTGYATKHVVEGLEPCTLYRFRLKVTSPSGEYEYSPVVSVSTTREPISNEHFHRAVSVNDEDLLVRILQGGNVKVDVPNKFGFTALMVAAQKGYTRLVKILVSNGTDVNLKNGSGKDSLMLACYAGHLDVVKYLRRHGASWETRDLGGCTALHWAVDGGHCNVIEWMIKDGCEVDAADTGLGWTPLMRVSAVSGNQRVASLLIEAGADVNMKDKDGKTPLMVAVLNNHEELVQLLLDKGADASVKNEFGKGVLEMARVFDRQNVVSLLEERKRKQMAKKPSVC encoded by the exons aaatcaCACCATCCTCAAAGCCTCATCCACCTGTTGTGGGCAGAGTGACTCATCACAGCATTGAATTATACTGGGAtctggaaaagaaagcaaaacggCAGGGACCTCAAGAGCAGTGGTTCAGGTTCTCGATCGAGGAAGAAGACCCCAAAACGCACACTTACGGTATCATTTATAC GGGATATGCGACAAAGCATGTTGTGGAGGGTCTGGAACCATGCACGCTGTACAGATTTCGGCTGAAGGTCACCAGCCCCTCTGGAGAATATGAGTACAGCCCGGTGGTCTCGGTATCTACGACCA GAGAACCCATAAGTAATGAGCACTTCCATCGAGCTGTCAGTGTGAATGATGAAGATTTGCTGGTTCGAATACTTCAAGGAGG AAACGTTAAGGTGGATGTTCCCAATAAGTTTGGCTTTACCGCCCTGATGGTCGCTGCCCAGAAAGGATATACCAG GCTTGTGAAAATCCTCGTTTCTAATGGCACGGATGTGAATCTGAAGAACGGGAGTGGCAAGGACAG TCTGATGCTTGCGTGCTATGCGGGACACCTGGATGTGGTGAAATATCTCCGAAGACACGGCGCTTCTTGGGAGACCAGAGACCTAGGAGGCTGTACGGCTCTGCACTGGGCCGTGGATGGAGGCCACTGCAACGTGATCGAGTGGATGATAAAAGATGGCTGTGAG GTAGACGCTGCGGACACGGGCTTGGGATGGACCCCGCTCATGAGGGTGTCTGCGGTCTCAGGAAACCAGAGGGTGGCCTCTCTGCTGATCGAAGCGGGAGCGGACGTGAACATGAAGGATAAAGACGGGAAGACCCCTCTAATG GTGGCCGTGTTGAATAATCACGAGGAGTTAGTCCAGTTACTTCTTGACAAAGGGGCAGACGCAAGTGTAAAAAATGAG TTCGGCAAAGGTGTCCTAGAAATGGCCAGAGTTTTTGACAGACAG aaCGTGGTCTCCttattagaagaaaggaaaagaaaacaaatggcgaAGAAGCCCTCTGTCTGCTGA
- the FANK1 gene encoding fibronectin type 3 and ankyrin repeat domains protein 1 isoform X3: MEPQKITPSSKPHPPVVGRVTHHSIELYWDLEKKAKRQGPQEQWFRFSIEEEDPKTHTYGIIYTGYATKHVVEGLEPCTLYRFRLKVTSPSGEYEYSPVVSVSTTREPISNEHFHRAVSVNDEDLLVRILQGGNVKVDVPNKFGFTALMVAAQKGYTRLVKILVSNGTDVNLKNGSGKDSLMLACYAGHLDVVKYLRRHGASWETRDLGGCTALHWAVDGGHCNVIEWMIKDGCEVDAADTGLGWTPLMRVSAVSGNQRVASLLIEAGADVNMKDKDGKTPLMVAVLNNHEELVQLLLDKGADASVKNENVVSLLEERKRKQMAKKPSVC; encoded by the exons aaatcaCACCATCCTCAAAGCCTCATCCACCTGTTGTGGGCAGAGTGACTCATCACAGCATTGAATTATACTGGGAtctggaaaagaaagcaaaacggCAGGGACCTCAAGAGCAGTGGTTCAGGTTCTCGATCGAGGAAGAAGACCCCAAAACGCACACTTACGGTATCATTTATAC GGGATATGCGACAAAGCATGTTGTGGAGGGTCTGGAACCATGCACGCTGTACAGATTTCGGCTGAAGGTCACCAGCCCCTCTGGAGAATATGAGTACAGCCCGGTGGTCTCGGTATCTACGACCA GAGAACCCATAAGTAATGAGCACTTCCATCGAGCTGTCAGTGTGAATGATGAAGATTTGCTGGTTCGAATACTTCAAGGAGG AAACGTTAAGGTGGATGTTCCCAATAAGTTTGGCTTTACCGCCCTGATGGTCGCTGCCCAGAAAGGATATACCAG GCTTGTGAAAATCCTCGTTTCTAATGGCACGGATGTGAATCTGAAGAACGGGAGTGGCAAGGACAG TCTGATGCTTGCGTGCTATGCGGGACACCTGGATGTGGTGAAATATCTCCGAAGACACGGCGCTTCTTGGGAGACCAGAGACCTAGGAGGCTGTACGGCTCTGCACTGGGCCGTGGATGGAGGCCACTGCAACGTGATCGAGTGGATGATAAAAGATGGCTGTGAG GTAGACGCTGCGGACACGGGCTTGGGATGGACCCCGCTCATGAGGGTGTCTGCGGTCTCAGGAAACCAGAGGGTGGCCTCTCTGCTGATCGAAGCGGGAGCGGACGTGAACATGAAGGATAAAGACGGGAAGACCCCTCTAATG GTGGCCGTGTTGAATAATCACGAGGAGTTAGTCCAGTTACTTCTTGACAAAGGGGCAGACGCAAGTGTAAAAAATGAG aaCGTGGTCTCCttattagaagaaaggaaaagaaaacaaatggcgaAGAAGCCCTCTGTCTGCTGA
- the FANK1 gene encoding fibronectin type 3 and ankyrin repeat domains protein 1 isoform X1 yields the protein MEPQKITPSSKPHPPVVGRVTHHSIELYWDLEKKAKRQGPQEQWFRFSIEEEDPKTHTYGIIYTGYATKHVVEGLEPCTLYRFRLKVTSPSGEYEYSPVVSVSTTREPISNEHFHRAVSVNDEDLLVRILQGGNVKVDVPNKFGFTALMVAAQKGYTRLVKILVSNGTDVNLKNGSGKDSLMLACYAGHLDVVKYLRRHGASWETRDLGGCTALHWAVDGGHCNVIEWMIKDGCEVDAADTGLGWTPLMRVSAVSGNQRVASLLIEAGADVNMKDKDGKTPLMVAVLNNHEELVQLLLDKGADASVKNEFGKGVLEMARVFDRQVGMLFNVVSLLEERKRKQMAKKPSVC from the exons aaatcaCACCATCCTCAAAGCCTCATCCACCTGTTGTGGGCAGAGTGACTCATCACAGCATTGAATTATACTGGGAtctggaaaagaaagcaaaacggCAGGGACCTCAAGAGCAGTGGTTCAGGTTCTCGATCGAGGAAGAAGACCCCAAAACGCACACTTACGGTATCATTTATAC GGGATATGCGACAAAGCATGTTGTGGAGGGTCTGGAACCATGCACGCTGTACAGATTTCGGCTGAAGGTCACCAGCCCCTCTGGAGAATATGAGTACAGCCCGGTGGTCTCGGTATCTACGACCA GAGAACCCATAAGTAATGAGCACTTCCATCGAGCTGTCAGTGTGAATGATGAAGATTTGCTGGTTCGAATACTTCAAGGAGG AAACGTTAAGGTGGATGTTCCCAATAAGTTTGGCTTTACCGCCCTGATGGTCGCTGCCCAGAAAGGATATACCAG GCTTGTGAAAATCCTCGTTTCTAATGGCACGGATGTGAATCTGAAGAACGGGAGTGGCAAGGACAG TCTGATGCTTGCGTGCTATGCGGGACACCTGGATGTGGTGAAATATCTCCGAAGACACGGCGCTTCTTGGGAGACCAGAGACCTAGGAGGCTGTACGGCTCTGCACTGGGCCGTGGATGGAGGCCACTGCAACGTGATCGAGTGGATGATAAAAGATGGCTGTGAG GTAGACGCTGCGGACACGGGCTTGGGATGGACCCCGCTCATGAGGGTGTCTGCGGTCTCAGGAAACCAGAGGGTGGCCTCTCTGCTGATCGAAGCGGGAGCGGACGTGAACATGAAGGATAAAGACGGGAAGACCCCTCTAATG GTGGCCGTGTTGAATAATCACGAGGAGTTAGTCCAGTTACTTCTTGACAAAGGGGCAGACGCAAGTGTAAAAAATGAG TTCGGCAAAGGTGTCCTAGAAATGGCCAGAGTTTTTGACAGACAGGTTGGGATGCTCTTT aaCGTGGTCTCCttattagaagaaaggaaaagaaaacaaatggcgaAGAAGCCCTCTGTCTGCTGA